A DNA window from uncultured Methanoregula sp. contains the following coding sequences:
- a CDS encoding nucleic acid-binding protein — protein sequence MSMNSSEMGRREGSFEREPARRVFAGELRECRYQFKDGEDEKSPTFALLPTGERCNRIFLVGTLTEKQRQGEQNVFYRGRVVDPSGTFFVMAGSYQPEAMQQLAKIETPAFVAVIGKPNLYQKPDGSFLVSVRVESITVVDKETRDLWVLDAAERTLDRIDNCTAGAAPDVIKAKEQYPTIDPAVFRKMAYDALAQITI from the coding sequence ATGAGCATGAACAGCAGCGAGATGGGGCGCAGGGAAGGTTCGTTCGAGCGCGAACCGGCCCGTCGGGTCTTTGCCGGCGAACTCCGGGAATGCCGGTACCAGTTCAAGGATGGTGAGGACGAGAAGAGCCCGACCTTCGCGCTTCTGCCCACCGGGGAGCGCTGCAACCGGATCTTCCTGGTCGGCACCCTGACCGAGAAGCAGCGGCAGGGAGAACAGAACGTCTTCTACCGGGGAAGAGTCGTTGACCCGAGCGGCACGTTCTTTGTTATGGCCGGAAGTTACCAGCCCGAGGCAATGCAGCAACTCGCCAAGATCGAGACGCCCGCGTTTGTTGCCGTAATCGGAAAACCCAACCTGTACCAGAAACCAGATGGGTCGTTCCTTGTTTCAGTCCGGGTAGAATCGATAACGGTCGTGGACAAGGAGACCCGGGATCTCTGGGTTCTGGATGCCGCCGAGAGGACCCTGGACCGGATCGATAACTGCACAGCGGGAGCTGCACCCGATGTGATAAAGGCAAAAGAGCAGTATCCCACCATCGATCCCGCCGTGTTCAGGAAGATGGCCTACGATGCACTGGCGCAGATCACCATCTGA
- a CDS encoding S-layer protein yields the protein MDRALRIPARYHNNQILAVLILTGIAIACIFVSPAYAGDQYMAGSPVLSASLSGTNEFAPGQDVKLPVVVKNTGLNEFKISKSSIVDRDDLANTAKFLTVTLEPGNSPFIIKSDPQVLGDLKASSTATGTFTVRIPSDTPAGTYAIPVVLNYTYMYDAYQYGVDTIEYSYKTKTETQTIPINVKPDVRTKVISTDVQSMNAGTEGYIRLLVKNIGHENATKAIVTIVRNDQSPVIPTEGRVYVGDFVSGGTVNCTFKATVDKAAEAQTYPLDLVVKYEDHNGDTVSSNIETIGIPVGKKIEFLAVADPEPIAPGQKKVITVRYTNTGGATAYEAQARVSMVDPFTSNDDSAYLGDIAPGVTKTASFLVTADKTASIKEYGIDSEVKYRDALDNSVTSDPIKVTVNVSEGKSIVSQLLGSPLLIGLVAIIVVAIGYLIYRKKRLQ from the coding sequence ATGGATCGCGCACTCAGGATACCGGCGCGATATCACAATAACCAGATCCTTGCCGTTTTGATCCTCACCGGCATTGCAATTGCGTGTATTTTTGTAAGCCCTGCATATGCCGGGGATCAGTATATGGCTGGCAGTCCAGTACTGTCTGCATCGCTGTCCGGGACAAATGAATTTGCACCGGGCCAGGACGTCAAGCTCCCGGTTGTTGTGAAAAATACCGGGCTCAACGAGTTCAAGATCTCAAAGTCCAGCATTGTTGATCGCGATGACCTGGCAAATACGGCAAAATTCCTCACTGTAACGCTTGAACCCGGCAACAGCCCCTTCATCATCAAATCAGATCCCCAGGTGCTCGGGGATCTCAAGGCGAGCAGCACCGCCACGGGTACGTTTACCGTACGGATTCCATCAGACACTCCCGCCGGGACGTATGCCATTCCGGTTGTGCTCAACTACACGTACATGTATGATGCCTACCAGTACGGCGTGGACACCATCGAATATTCCTACAAGACAAAAACCGAGACCCAGACAATACCCATAAACGTCAAACCAGATGTCAGGACCAAGGTCATCTCGACCGATGTCCAGAGCATGAATGCAGGTACAGAAGGATACATCCGGCTTCTTGTAAAAAATATCGGGCATGAGAATGCAACAAAAGCCATTGTAACCATTGTAAGAAACGATCAGAGCCCGGTCATCCCCACGGAAGGCCGCGTGTATGTCGGGGACTTTGTCTCGGGCGGAACGGTAAACTGCACGTTCAAAGCAACGGTTGACAAAGCCGCAGAAGCCCAGACCTATCCGCTCGATCTCGTGGTAAAGTACGAAGACCACAACGGGGATACCGTCTCCTCGAATATCGAGACCATCGGGATTCCCGTTGGAAAGAAGATCGAGTTTTTGGCTGTTGCAGATCCCGAGCCCATTGCACCGGGGCAGAAGAAAGTGATCACGGTCCGGTATACCAATACCGGCGGGGCAACTGCATACGAGGCCCAGGCCCGGGTAAGCATGGTGGATCCCTTCACCAGCAACGATGATTCCGCATATCTCGGAGACATAGCACCAGGAGTGACCAAGACCGCCTCATTCCTCGTGACCGCTGACAAGACGGCATCCATCAAAGAGTACGGAATCGATTCCGAAGTGAAGTACCGCGATGCCCTGGACAATTCCGTGACCTCGGATCCCATCAAGGTTACCGTGAACGTCAGCGAAGGCAAAAGCATAGTCTCCCAGCTGCTTGGCAGCCCGCTTCTCATCGGGCTCGTTGCGATCATCGTTGTTGCAATAGGGTATCTCATCTACCGGAAGAAGAGACTCCAGTGA
- a CDS encoding S-layer protein, with protein MTNTSLSWHHHAAIALVALMICSAIVAPVFAATKYTEGSPVFSASISGVNEYVPGQNATIQVLVKNTGLNELKQLNWGTIEPEDLPSTAKLVNIGLASGNNDIVIKTDPQMVGDIQGTGKPVAVNFVAKITDNATTGEYQLPLTIKYKYLRPIVQESGDTFQFTYNTEEKTIPLTIRIKPQMKIDVVELSPDLIAAGSEGYVSMKLQNTGPEAGRMATAKIIRNGNSPVIPTDGTVFLGDFPSGSVAECRYKVSIGKDALNKTYPLDVAVTYTNKEGAIVTTRLTTVGIPVYGKPGFTVISPVPTLAQGSGSKIAVTYRNDGIATIYHAQARLTVYDPITSGSNTAYLGDIRPGESATGTYEIQADSSAEVKNYTFDSKIRYRNALDTSQESDTIPVTIRVVPAGTGITGNLLIFIGIIAIVGAGVVLWHNYRARKMR; from the coding sequence ATGACAAATACCAGTCTCTCGTGGCACCACCACGCAGCCATCGCACTTGTCGCCCTGATGATATGCAGTGCGATTGTTGCACCGGTCTTTGCTGCAACAAAATATACCGAGGGAAGCCCGGTCTTTTCCGCTTCCATCAGCGGGGTCAATGAATATGTCCCTGGGCAGAATGCAACCATACAGGTCCTGGTCAAGAATACCGGCCTGAATGAACTGAAACAGCTCAACTGGGGAACGATCGAACCCGAGGATCTCCCCTCAACCGCCAAACTGGTCAACATCGGGCTTGCATCCGGAAACAACGATATTGTCATCAAGACCGACCCGCAGATGGTCGGGGACATCCAGGGAACCGGAAAGCCGGTGGCCGTAAACTTCGTTGCCAAGATCACGGACAATGCAACAACCGGAGAATACCAGCTGCCGCTCACGATCAAGTACAAGTATCTGCGGCCGATTGTTCAGGAGAGCGGGGATACCTTCCAGTTCACCTATAACACCGAAGAAAAGACCATTCCCTTAACCATCAGAATCAAACCGCAGATGAAGATCGATGTCGTGGAATTGTCACCCGACCTGATTGCAGCAGGTTCGGAGGGGTACGTTTCCATGAAGCTCCAGAATACCGGTCCGGAAGCAGGCCGGATGGCCACGGCAAAGATCATCCGGAACGGGAACAGCCCGGTAATACCGACAGACGGGACGGTCTTTCTCGGGGATTTCCCCAGCGGCAGCGTAGCGGAGTGCAGGTACAAAGTATCGATTGGAAAAGATGCACTGAATAAAACGTACCCGCTGGATGTTGCCGTCACCTACACCAACAAGGAAGGAGCCATTGTCACGACCCGGTTGACCACCGTAGGGATTCCGGTATATGGAAAACCCGGATTCACCGTCATCTCCCCGGTGCCCACGCTTGCACAGGGATCCGGAAGTAAAATTGCAGTCACCTACCGGAACGACGGGATTGCAACGATATACCATGCCCAGGCCCGGCTTACCGTCTACGATCCGATAACATCCGGGAGCAACACAGCTTATCTCGGCGATATCAGACCGGGGGAGTCGGCAACGGGAACCTACGAGATCCAGGCCGACAGCTCAGCAGAAGTAAAAAATTACACATTCGACAGCAAGATCCGGTACCGCAATGCTCTTGATACCAGCCAGGAATCGGACACTATCCCGGTAACCATCCGGGTGGTGCCGGCGGGAACGGGGATCACCGGGAACCTGCTCATTTTTATCGGTATCATTGCAATAGTTGGGGCAGGAGTTGTATTGTGGCACAATTACCGTGCACGGAAAATGAGGTGA
- a CDS encoding hydrophobe/amphiphile efflux-3 (HAE3) family transporter: MISRIFEGIAHTIIKRPKLVAVFVLALFCVGIYGMTMLSMQTGWETYVDKNSAAGAIEQKYNEEFKSDTIIFIVEAGDPLSPEVLSYIDTLEKNLKQQQNVKSVQSITDVLRAYNGGTLPTSRADTERIVNSLPESTRAVLYPSNVLTLVQLKLTPGLSEKVQKSVLNNVGSVVDSSKAPPGVKVEISGSPAFSQQMSAGLTSNMGILIGGAMILMIITMGILFSYVRHRFMPVLLVAIGLVTSLGLMGIAGINLNMAVIGAFPVLIGLGIDYAIQFHARFDEEARKGSLDDAVFMTVTRTGPAVFYAMLATSMGFVAMYVSTVPMIRSFGIVSIIGINTCFWVSCIGMPTIALLVNYKPKPQKAQVCYATGTGACDSIIDSAKNGAGSGKKRSFSYGQFLTDTSVKIAKNPIPVLLIAGCIAMVGFQIDATIPVSSDENAFVPSDMPAKINMDKVTRIIGATSTADLLVQGSRVTDLDTVRWIKEFQDYEQSHHTEITGSTSIVTYILQYNGGVMPETQAQLDTVIGKIPEDTRKSVLSDPMCGTIRFSTGDLSMTQQNTLKEQVKKDIAFLEPPVGISVEPAGNFEVMTTLLKAMSDSKDTMTILGFIFVFAFLIIVYRHLHAVSPIIPIIFVVGWNAVMMYIIGLTYNPLTATLGSMTIGVAAEYTILVMERYAEEEERLHDPIAAIQESVQKIGTAITVSGLATFFGFSALCLATFPIISNFGISTLIAVGFSLIGAIFIMPAVLALVGQLGEWLDKRKTGKHPDTQATPET, translated from the coding sequence GTGATCAGCAGGATCTTCGAAGGTATTGCACATACCATTATCAAGCGGCCGAAACTGGTTGCGGTCTTCGTTCTTGCCCTGTTCTGCGTCGGCATCTACGGCATGACCATGCTCAGCATGCAGACGGGGTGGGAGACCTATGTTGACAAGAACTCCGCCGCAGGCGCCATCGAGCAGAAATACAACGAGGAATTCAAGTCGGATACGATCATCTTCATCGTCGAGGCAGGCGATCCGCTCAGCCCTGAAGTTCTTTCCTATATAGATACTCTTGAGAAAAACCTGAAACAGCAACAGAACGTCAAGAGCGTACAGAGTATCACCGATGTTCTCAGAGCATATAACGGGGGGACACTCCCCACATCAAGGGCAGATACGGAACGGATTGTCAATTCACTTCCCGAGAGCACCCGCGCCGTGCTATATCCATCGAACGTGCTGACCCTCGTCCAGCTCAAGCTCACTCCCGGATTATCCGAAAAGGTCCAGAAATCCGTTTTGAACAACGTAGGATCGGTCGTGGACTCATCCAAAGCACCGCCGGGAGTAAAAGTTGAAATTTCCGGCTCGCCTGCGTTCTCACAACAGATGAGCGCGGGGCTCACGAGCAACATGGGGATCCTGATCGGCGGAGCGATGATCCTGATGATCATCACGATGGGGATCCTGTTCTCCTATGTCCGTCACCGGTTCATGCCGGTCCTTCTCGTGGCAATCGGACTTGTGACCTCGCTTGGCCTGATGGGAATTGCCGGTATCAACCTGAATATGGCGGTGATCGGTGCCTTCCCGGTCCTTATCGGCCTTGGGATAGATTATGCGATCCAGTTCCATGCCCGGTTTGACGAGGAGGCAAGGAAAGGATCGCTCGATGATGCAGTCTTTATGACCGTAACCCGCACCGGCCCCGCGGTCTTCTACGCAATGCTCGCCACATCCATGGGATTTGTAGCCATGTATGTCTCGACGGTCCCGATGATCCGCTCGTTTGGCATTGTGTCCATCATCGGGATCAACACCTGTTTCTGGGTGTCCTGTATCGGCATGCCCACGATCGCCCTCCTGGTGAACTACAAGCCCAAACCGCAAAAAGCGCAGGTCTGTTATGCAACAGGGACCGGTGCGTGCGATTCGATCATCGATAGTGCGAAGAACGGTGCCGGGAGCGGGAAGAAGAGATCCTTTTCCTATGGCCAGTTCCTGACCGATACATCGGTCAAGATCGCAAAGAATCCGATCCCGGTTCTCCTGATAGCCGGCTGCATTGCCATGGTGGGCTTCCAGATCGACGCGACCATCCCGGTCAGTTCTGACGAGAACGCGTTTGTTCCCTCGGATATGCCGGCCAAGATCAACATGGACAAAGTTACCCGTATCATCGGGGCAACCAGTACGGCAGACTTGCTCGTCCAGGGATCCCGGGTAACGGATCTCGATACCGTCCGGTGGATCAAGGAGTTCCAGGATTACGAACAATCTCACCATACCGAGATAACCGGATCCACAAGCATCGTCACCTATATCCTCCAGTACAACGGCGGCGTGATGCCGGAGACCCAGGCCCAGCTCGACACCGTCATCGGAAAGATTCCGGAAGATACGCGGAAGTCCGTTCTCAGCGACCCGATGTGCGGGACCATCCGGTTCAGCACCGGGGACCTCTCGATGACCCAGCAGAACACGCTCAAAGAGCAGGTGAAGAAGGATATCGCATTCCTCGAACCACCGGTCGGGATATCCGTTGAACCTGCAGGGAACTTCGAGGTTATGACCACGCTGTTGAAGGCAATGTCAGATTCGAAGGATACTATGACGATCCTCGGGTTCATCTTTGTCTTTGCCTTCCTGATAATCGTCTACCGGCACCTGCACGCGGTATCACCGATCATCCCAATCATCTTCGTTGTCGGGTGGAACGCGGTGATGATGTACATCATCGGCCTTACGTATAACCCGCTCACGGCAACCCTGGGATCGATGACCATCGGTGTAGCGGCAGAGTACACCATCCTGGTGATGGAGCGGTACGCAGAAGAGGAGGAGCGGCTGCACGATCCGATTGCCGCAATCCAGGAGAGTGTCCAGAAGATAGGTACCGCCATCACGGTCTCGGGTCTTGCCACATTCTTCGGGTTCTCCGCACTCTGCCTTGCCACATTCCCCATCATCAGCAACTTCGGCATCTCGACCCTGATCGCCGTGGGGTTCTCCCTTATCGGGGCAATCTTCATCATGCCGGCGGTACTCGCCCTTGTCGGCCAGCTGGGAGAATGGCTTGACAAAAGAAAAACAGGCAAACACCCGGATACCCAGGCCACCCCGGAGACCTGA
- the ribB gene encoding 3,4-dihydroxy-2-butanone-4-phosphate synthase, with protein MIEDALQALRDGKFILLYDFDDREGETDFAIRSDAVTPKHIVQMRKDGGGLICTAVHPAAARRLGLPFASDALRAIAVAEREGDIPYDRKNHSSFSLWVNHRNTFTGITDRDRTLTVNAIAEQVKRALNGGDVSFHEIFRTPGHMALLRAADGLLDQRRGQTELSVAMAEMAGVTPAITICEMLDDESGYALSKADAKLYARKHGLVFVEGPEVLERWEAEKTASSR; from the coding sequence GTGATAGAGGACGCCCTGCAGGCGCTCCGAGACGGCAAGTTCATCCTGCTCTACGACTTCGATGACCGGGAAGGCGAGACGGATTTTGCGATACGATCTGATGCGGTAACGCCAAAGCATATCGTCCAGATGCGCAAGGATGGCGGGGGTCTTATCTGCACGGCCGTGCACCCGGCTGCAGCCCGGCGTCTCGGCCTGCCGTTTGCAAGCGATGCCCTCCGGGCCATTGCCGTTGCTGAACGGGAAGGCGACATCCCGTACGACCGGAAGAATCACTCGTCGTTCTCGCTCTGGGTCAACCACCGCAACACGTTCACCGGTATCACCGACCGGGACCGTACCCTGACGGTCAACGCGATCGCCGAGCAGGTAAAGCGGGCACTCAATGGCGGGGATGTCAGTTTCCACGAGATCTTCCGCACCCCCGGCCACATGGCACTCCTGCGGGCAGCCGACGGCCTGCTCGATCAGCGCCGGGGCCAGACCGAACTCTCGGTAGCGATGGCGGAGATGGCGGGAGTCACGCCCGCTATCACCATCTGCGAGATGCTGGACGACGAGTCCGGCTATGCCCTCTCAAAAGCGGATGCAAAACTCTATGCCCGGAAGCACGGGCTCGTCTTTGTCGAGGGGCCCGAAGTGCTGGAACGCTGGGAAGCGGAGAAGACAGCTTCTTCCCGCTGA
- a CDS encoding DUF120 domain-containing protein, producing the protein MIPAEDLQCLKAIALRGGCSGPIFVSTQSIGEMLAISQQTASRRLKSLETAGLISRTLVADGQHVTVTKSGEDVLKKEYQEYCRIFTEGGKTYQLSGSVVSGIGEGKYYMSLGPYKEQFSTVLGFEPYPGTLNIKLSPSSVTVRKKIDALDWTRIKGFSTDGRTFGDARCIPCRIGTIKCGIVVPGRTHYPDDLLEVIAPIALRRKLGVEDNDSINVEVGQ; encoded by the coding sequence ATGATACCAGCTGAGGATCTCCAGTGCCTCAAGGCGATCGCGCTGCGGGGCGGGTGTAGTGGTCCCATATTCGTCTCCACTCAAAGTATCGGCGAGATGCTTGCGATAAGCCAGCAGACTGCCTCGCGAAGGCTCAAGAGCCTTGAGACTGCCGGGCTCATCTCGCGGACACTTGTTGCCGACGGGCAACACGTAACCGTGACCAAATCCGGTGAAGATGTACTGAAGAAGGAGTACCAGGAGTATTGCCGGATCTTTACCGAGGGTGGCAAGACCTATCAGCTGAGTGGTTCCGTTGTCAGCGGGATTGGCGAAGGAAAGTACTACATGAGCCTTGGCCCCTACAAGGAGCAGTTCAGCACAGTTCTTGGGTTCGAGCCGTACCCCGGCACGCTCAACATCAAGCTCTCCCCTTCAAGCGTTACGGTCAGGAAGAAGATCGATGCCCTCGACTGGACCCGGATCAAGGGATTCTCCACCGATGGCCGGACGTTTGGCGACGCCCGGTGCATCCCGTGCCGGATCGGCACGATCAAATGCGGTATCGTTGTCCCCGGCCGGACCCATTACCCCGATGACCTCCTCGAAGTTATCGCTCCCATCGCCCTGCGCCGGAAGCTGGGTGTTGAGGACAACGACAGCATCAATGTAGAGGTGGGGCAGTGA
- a CDS encoding helix-turn-helix domain-containing protein codes for MKSGLRSQLAEKMAGEITLSDSPGHALKKWRMNFEIAPGVLSDRLGVSPSVISDYESGRRKSPGTAVVGKIVDTILAIDEETGGAHIHKFSTMLFSNVDDDVIYDLHEYETAIPLKEFTDAIGCTLLCGSMDKVIFGYTVVNSLNAIMQLSSDEFNRIYGWSTERALVFTNVSTGKSPMVAIRVTPFKPRCVVLQGIEPADVHPIVEKMAERDRITILCTGMDIDKIVSTLREKEW; via the coding sequence ATGAAATCCGGATTGCGGAGCCAGCTTGCCGAGAAGATGGCAGGCGAGATCACGCTATCGGACTCACCGGGACACGCGCTCAAGAAATGGCGCATGAACTTCGAGATAGCCCCTGGCGTCCTCTCGGATCGTCTTGGTGTATCTCCGTCTGTCATCAGCGATTACGAGAGTGGCAGACGAAAGAGTCCCGGCACCGCTGTTGTCGGCAAGATTGTCGACACCATCCTTGCCATTGACGAGGAGACCGGCGGTGCACACATTCACAAATTCTCAACCATGCTCTTCTCGAATGTCGATGATGACGTTATCTACGACCTCCACGAGTACGAGACGGCAATCCCGCTCAAGGAGTTTACCGACGCGATTGGCTGTACGTTGCTCTGCGGGTCGATGGACAAGGTCATCTTCGGCTATACGGTGGTCAACAGCCTCAATGCGATTATGCAACTCTCTTCCGACGAGTTCAACCGCATTTACGGCTGGAGCACCGAACGGGCGCTGGTCTTCACCAATGTCTCGACCGGGAAATCGCCGATGGTTGCGATCCGCGTAACACCGTTCAAGCCACGCTGCGTGGTGCTGCAGGGCATCGAGCCGGCAGATGTCCACCCCATCGTGGAGAAGATGGCAGAACGGGATCGCATCACCATCCTGTGCACGGGCATGGATATTGACAAAATCGTGAGCACACTGAGGGAAAAAGAATGGTAG
- a CDS encoding hydroxymethylglutaryl-CoA synthase, whose amino-acid sequence MVGIITYGTYIPRYRIKVEEIARVWGGNASDITGGLGVFEKSVPDMDEDAATIAVEAARNALLRRKIDPREIGAVYVGSESHPYAVKPTACTVGEAIGATPNMTAADYEFACKAGTAAIQTCMGLVKSGMVKYGVAIGSDVSQGAPGDALEYTAAAGGAAFIIGNDDPIAIIHHTASFTSDTPDFWRREGQDYPRHGGRFTGDPGYFKHVKGASQLLLEQTKKTPKDFTYAVFHQPNAKFPQKVAKDLGFTSDQIKPGLVVPRLGNTYSGASPIGLAATLDMAKPGDTIFVCSFGSGAGSDAFDIEVTDAIKTKINRDAAPGVEKQLKDPIYLDYARYAKHKGKLVMQA is encoded by the coding sequence ATGGTAGGCATCATTACCTACGGTACATACATACCGAGATACCGCATCAAGGTCGAGGAGATCGCACGGGTCTGGGGCGGCAACGCTTCCGACATCACGGGCGGCCTGGGCGTTTTTGAAAAGTCCGTTCCCGATATGGACGAGGACGCAGCAACGATCGCCGTCGAGGCAGCACGCAATGCGCTGCTGCGACGGAAGATCGACCCCCGGGAGATAGGGGCCGTGTACGTAGGCAGCGAGTCACACCCCTATGCGGTTAAGCCTACTGCCTGCACGGTCGGGGAGGCGATAGGAGCCACCCCGAATATGACGGCAGCCGACTACGAATTTGCCTGCAAGGCGGGAACCGCTGCTATCCAGACCTGCATGGGTCTTGTCAAGAGCGGCATGGTGAAGTACGGGGTTGCCATCGGGTCCGATGTCTCGCAGGGTGCACCGGGCGATGCGCTCGAGTACACCGCAGCTGCGGGCGGGGCGGCTTTTATCATCGGAAACGATGACCCGATCGCAATCATCCACCACACGGCTTCGTTCACGAGCGACACACCGGACTTCTGGCGCCGGGAGGGGCAGGACTATCCCCGCCACGGCGGCCGGTTTACCGGAGACCCCGGGTACTTCAAGCACGTGAAGGGCGCAAGCCAGCTTCTCCTTGAACAGACGAAGAAAACCCCGAAAGACTTCACGTACGCGGTCTTCCACCAGCCCAACGCGAAGTTCCCGCAGAAAGTGGCAAAGGACCTTGGCTTCACGTCTGATCAGATCAAGCCGGGCCTCGTTGTCCCGCGCCTCGGGAACACCTACTCGGGCGCATCCCCCATCGGGCTTGCTGCAACCCTCGACATGGCAAAACCGGGCGACACCATCTTTGTCTGCTCGTTCGGCTCCGGTGCCGGCAGCGATGCGTTCGACATCGAAGTGACCGATGCTATCAAGACCAAGATCAACCGCGATGCGGCACCTGGAGTAGAGAAACAGCTCAAGGATCCCATCTACCTGGATTACGCACGATATGCGAAACACAAGGGGAAACTGGTGATGCAGGCATGA
- a CDS encoding thiolase domain-containing protein encodes MRDVAVIGIGCTKFGEHWDRSFRDLFVEAGALAIEDAQISGEKIDAMYVGNMSAGRFVEQEHIGALIADYAGMATRHIPSTRVEAACASGGLAFRQAVIAVASGMEDIVVAAGVEKMTDVEPGASTDALTGAADREWEGFVGATFPGLYAMIANDYMHKYHMTREQLAQVAVKNHFNGARNPIAQFPSEITLETVLRSTMVAEPLRLFDCSPITDGAAAVIVAPLERAKEFTDTPIKVLATAQASDSIALHDRRDISTLDATVAAGQRAFKMAKLTHKDINMVEVHDCFSIAEICAIEDLGFCKKGTAGKFTADGETALGGKIPVNTSGGLKSCGHPVGATGIKQVYEIVQQLRGDAGRRQVENAKIGMTHNVGGTGATVAVHILGRV; translated from the coding sequence ATGAGAGACGTAGCAGTTATCGGGATCGGGTGCACGAAATTCGGCGAGCACTGGGACAGGTCGTTCCGCGACCTCTTCGTCGAGGCGGGGGCGCTCGCTATCGAAGACGCCCAGATATCGGGCGAGAAGATCGATGCAATGTACGTAGGCAACATGAGTGCGGGCCGGTTCGTTGAACAGGAACACATCGGGGCACTTATCGCGGACTACGCCGGTATGGCCACCCGCCATATCCCCTCGACCCGTGTCGAGGCTGCCTGCGCCTCGGGAGGCCTCGCCTTCCGGCAGGCAGTCATCGCGGTTGCAAGCGGCATGGAAGATATTGTCGTGGCAGCCGGTGTCGAGAAGATGACCGATGTCGAGCCCGGCGCGAGCACGGACGCCCTCACCGGCGCTGCTGACCGCGAGTGGGAAGGATTCGTAGGCGCGACATTCCCCGGCCTCTACGCGATGATCGCAAACGACTACATGCACAAGTACCACATGACCCGCGAGCAGCTGGCACAGGTAGCCGTGAAGAACCACTTCAACGGTGCCCGCAACCCTATCGCCCAGTTCCCCTCGGAGATCACGCTGGAGACCGTGCTGAGGTCAACCATGGTAGCAGAACCCCTCCGGCTCTTCGACTGCTCGCCCATCACCGATGGTGCGGCAGCCGTTATCGTAGCCCCGCTCGAACGGGCAAAGGAGTTCACGGACACACCGATAAAAGTGCTCGCAACGGCACAGGCCAGCGACTCCATTGCTCTCCATGACCGGCGCGACATCTCGACTCTTGACGCAACCGTTGCCGCAGGGCAGCGGGCCTTCAAGATGGCCAAGCTCACCCACAAGGACATCAACATGGTCGAAGTCCATGACTGCTTCTCGATTGCCGAGATCTGTGCAATCGAGGATCTCGGGTTCTGCAAGAAAGGCACGGCCGGCAAGTTCACTGCGGATGGCGAGACCGCCCTCGGAGGGAAGATCCCGGTCAACACGAGCGGCGGGCTCAAGTCCTGCGGCCACCCGGTCGGAGCAACCGGCATCAAGCAGGTGTATGAGATCGTCCAGCAGCTCCGCGGCGACGCGGGCAGGCGGCAGGTGGAGAACGCGAAGATCGGCATGACCCACAACGTGGGCGGCACCGGTGCAACGGTTGCCGTGCACATCCTCGGGAGGGTATAA
- a CDS encoding Zn-ribbon domain-containing OB-fold protein: MTVARFWRKIPQRYNLIGTKCETCGRHFFPPRTFCPDCRRTGKIVDHKFSGKGTVVTYTVIQTAPDQFSSPGPYVLAIIKLDEGPQMTTQIICDPKQVKIGMKVKSVFRKIATDGESGIIHYGTKFVPAE; the protein is encoded by the coding sequence ATGACCGTAGCACGATTCTGGAGAAAGATCCCCCAGCGGTACAACCTGATCGGAACGAAATGCGAGACCTGCGGAAGACACTTCTTCCCCCCGCGGACCTTCTGCCCCGACTGCCGCAGGACCGGCAAGATCGTTGACCACAAGTTCTCCGGGAAGGGTACCGTTGTGACCTACACGGTCATCCAGACCGCACCCGACCAGTTCTCATCGCCCGGACCGTACGTGCTTGCCATCATCAAGCTTGACGAGGGTCCCCAGATGACCACCCAGATCATCTGCGATCCAAAACAGGTGAAGATCGGCATGAAAGTAAAAAGCGTCTTCCGCAAGATCGCAACCGATGGCGAGAGCGGCATCATCCACTATGGCACGAAGTTCGTGCCGGCAGAATAA